GTTTAGGGGtctggtgtctgtgtgtgtttagtGGTCTCGTCTGGGGTCTATATGTGCTTAGGGGATCTGGCCTAGGGTCTATATGTGCTTAGGGGATCTGGCCTAGGGTCTATATGTGCTTAGGGGATCTGGCCTAGGGTCTGTATGTGCTTagtaggtctggtctggggtctgtatgtgcttagaaggtctggtctggggtctgcatgtgttcagcggtctggtctggggtctatatgtgttcagaggtctggtctggggtctgtatgtgttcagcggtctggggtctgtatgtgttcagcggtctggtctggggtctgcatgtgTTCAGCGGTCTGGTCTGGTCTCTGTATGTGTTCagtggtctggggtctgcatgtgttcagcggtctggtctggggtctgcatgtgttcagcggtctggtctggggtctgcatgtgttcagcggtctggtctggggtctgcatgtgttcagcggtctggtctggggtctgtatgtgttcagcggtctggtctagggtctgtatttgttcagcggtctggtctggggtctgcatgtgttcagcggtctggtctggtgtctgcatGTGTTCagcagtctggtctggggtctgcatgtgTTCAGCGGTCTGCATGTGTTCAGCGGTCTGGTCTGTTGTCTGTATGTGTTCAGCggtctggtctggtgtctgtatgtgttcagcggtctggtcttgggtctgtatgtgttcagcggtctggtctggggtctgtatgtgtttagtggtctggtctggggtctgtatgtgttcagcagtctgatctggggtctgtatgtgttCAGTGGTCCGGTCTCTGTATGTATTCagcagtctggtctggggtctgtatgtgttcagcggtctggtctagggtctgtatttgttcagcGGTCTGGTTTGGGGTCTGCATGTGTTCagcggtctggggtctgtatgtgttcagcggtctggtctggggtctgtatgtgttcagcggtctggtctggggtttgtatgTGTTTagcggtctggtctggagtctgtatgtgttcagtggtctggtctggggtctgtatgtgttcagcgatctggtctggggtctgtatgtcttcagtggtctggtctgggatctgtatgtgttcagcggtctggtctggggtctgtatgtgttCAGCGATCTGGTTTGGGGTCTGTATGTCTTCAgtggtctggtctgggatctgtatgtgttcagcggtctggtctggggtctgtatgtgttCAGCAGTCTGGGTTCTGTATGTGTTCAgcgatctggtctggggtctgtatgtcttcagtggtctggtctgggatctgtatgtgttcagcggtctggtctggggtctgtatgtgttcagcgatctggtctggggtctgtatgtcttcagtggtctggtctgggatctgtatgtgttcagcggtctggtctggggtctgaatgtgttcagcggtctggtctgaggtctgtatgtgttcagcggtctggtctggggtctgtatgtgttCAGCGGTCTGGTCTGGGAACTGTATGTGTTCagcggtctggtctggggtctgtatgtgttcagcgatctggtctggggtctgtatgtcttcagtggtctggtctggggtctgtatgtgttcagcggtctggtctggagtctgtatgtgttcagcggtctggtctggggtctgtatgtgttCAGCGGTCTGGTCTGGGAACTGTATGTGTTCagcggtctggtctggggtctgtatgtgttcagcggtctggtctggggtctgcatgtgttcagcggtctggtctggggtctgcatgtgttcagcggtctggtctggggtctgtatgtgttcagcggtctggtctagggtctgtatttgttcagcggtctggtctggggtctgcatgtgttcagcggtctggtctggtgtctgcatgtgttcagcggtctggtctggggtctgcatgtgTTCAGCGGTCTGCATGTGTTCAGCGGTCTGGTCTGTTGTCTGTATGTGTTCAGCGGTCTGGTTTGGTCTCTGTATGTGTTCAGCGGTCTGGTCTTGGGTCTGTATGTGTTCagcggtctggtctggggtctgtatgtgtttagtggtctggtctggggtctgtatgtgttcagcggtctggtctggggtctgaatgtgttcagcggtctggtctgaggtctgcatgtgttcagcggtctggtctggggtctgtatgtgttcagcggtctggtctggggtctgtatgtgttCAGCGGTCTGGGAACTGTATGTGTTCagcggtctggtctggggtctgtatgtgttcagcggtctggtctagggtctgtatttgttcagcggtctggtctggggtctgtatgtgttCAGCGGTCTGGTTTGGGGTCTGCATGTGTTCagcggtctggggtctgtatgtgttctgcggtctggtctggggtctgtatgtgttCAGCGGTCTGGTCTGTATGTGTTCAGTGGTCTGGTCTCTGTGTGTATTCagcggtctggtctggggtctgtatgtgttcagcggtctggtctagggtctgtatttgttcagcggtctggtctggggtctgcatgtgTTCagcggtctggggtctgtatgtgttcagcggtctggtctggagtctgtatgtgttcagtggtctggtctggggtctgtatgtgttcagcgatctggtctggggtctgtatgtcttcagtggtctggtctgggatctgtatgtgttcagcggtctggtctggggtctgtatgtgttCAGCAGTCTGGGTTCTGTATGTGTTCAgcgatctggtctggggtctgtatgtcttcagtggtctggtctgggatctgtatgtgttcagcggtctggtctggggtctgtatgtgttcagcgatctggtctggggtctgtatgtcttcagtggtctggtctgggatctgtatgtgttcagcggtctggtctggggtctgaatgtgttcagcggtctggtctgaggtctgtatgtgttcagcggtctggtctggggtctgtatgtgttCAGCGGTCTGGTCTGGGAACTGTATGTGTTCagcggtctggtctggggtctgtatgtgttcagcgatctggtctggggtctgtatgtcttcagtggtctggtctggggtctgtatgtgttcagcggtctggtctggagtctgtatgtgttcagcggtctggtctggggtctgtatgtgttCAGCGGTCTGGTCTGGGAACTGTATGTGTTCagcggtctggtctggggtctgtatgtgttcagcggtctggtctggggtctgcatgtgttcagcggtctggtctggggtctgcatgtgttcagcggtctggtctggggtctgtatgtgttcagcggtctggtctagggtctgtatttgttcagcggtctggtctggggtctgcatgtgttcagcggtctggtctggtgtctgcatgtgttcagcggtctggtctggggtctgcatgtgTTCAGCGGTCTGCATGTGTTCAGCGGTCTGGTCTGTTGTCTGTATGTGTTCAGCGGTCTGGTTTGGTCTCTGTATGTGTTCAGCGGTCTGGTCTTGGGTCTGTATGTGTTCagcggtctggtctggggtctgtatgtgtttagtggtctggtctggggtctgtatgtgttcagcagtctgatctggggtctgtatgtgttCAGTGGTCCGGTCTCTGTATGTATTCagcagtctggtctggggtctgtatgtgttcagcggtctggtctagggtctgtatttgttcagcGGTCTGGTTTGGGGTCTGCATGTGTTCagcggtctggggtctgtatgtgttcagcggtctggtctggggtctgtatgtgttCAGCGGTCTGGTCTGTATGTGTTCAGTGGTCTGGTCTCTGTGTGTATTCagcggtctggtctggggtctgtatgtgttcagcggtctggtctagggtctgtatttgttcagcggtctggtctggggtctgcatgtgTTCagcggtctggggtctgtatgtgttcagcggtctggtctggagtctgtatgtgttcagtggtctggtctggggtctgtatgtgttcagcgatctggtctggggtctgtatgtcttcagtggtctggtctggggtctgtatgtgttcagcggtctggtctggggtctgtatgtgttcagcggtctggtctggggtctgtatgtgttcagcggtctggtctggggtctgtatgtgttcagcggtctggtctggggtctgtatgtcttcagtggtctggtctgggatctgtatgtgttcagcggtctggtctggggtctgtatgtgttcagcggtctggtctggggtctgtatgtgttcagcggtctggtctggggtctatatgtgttcagcggtctggtctggggtctgcatgtgTTCaacggtctggtctggggtctatatgTGTTCAGTGGTTGACATCACGGTTGACATCACGAAAACGGGAGGACATAATCAGCACGACCTCTGAAGCTGCCAGCGACCATATCCAGAAGGATCATGGCGTGGCCCCTCACCTCTCCGGTCAGCAGGCAGATAATCTCCAGCGTCAGATTCAGGAGCTTGTCTATAATCACGTCTTTGTTCCTGTCAATCATGAGTGAGTGGCGGACGTGATCCATGAGGGGCATCTCCATGTTCACTGGTCGATGGCGGCTGTgggacaaaaataacaaaaatggcAGGCGGTACAGAAGAACATGTCAACCTCTATATATCATCCCTGTGGCCCATCACCCCCCTTCGACTGTGGCCCCTGAAGTCATCAGCACATGACAAACCAATATGTTCACTTCGAGGGCACCTAAAAAAAGGGAGTAAAATCACATTTCCCCGATAGCATAAAGTCTGAACTCTGTATTTCTTGCCACTGATGTTTTTAATTTCAGTTTTTAGTCAGTATATTACCAACTGAGAATGACCTGGGTGGCCACTCCTACTGTCAGTCACCCTCTAGTATGCTGAAGCCTTGTCCCCGCCCCCGAGGAGCCATTATTACTAATGCAATCCCAACAGAGCTAATTCTGGCTAGTTGTGACCTTTAGGAGGCTGGGGCCATGTTAAATCTACGGGCAGCAGCTCCTTGGGGTGTTCAGCCATGTCTCATGGCAGGAAATATCATAAAGACATGATAATCCGGCTCCTAGCCATTCATACCAGAATCCTGGAGCAGCAGGGTGGATCGGCAGCGCTGGATCACATTAGGATCTCCTGTTTGTGGGGTACCTGCTGCATTCTGCGCGCAAGCGATCACGGGAGTTGTAGTCCGTGCTAGATACAAACCATCAGCACTCGTATACGATTGGACTACAATTTCCAGAATCCCCACGAAACACGCCGTCAGTTGTAGTAAAGTAGTGGTCTTCAACAACATGGCCGCCGGCTGATTGTAAAGCTATATGAAATATCACAGGCAAGATGGACGCCGTTACGAAAACAAAGAGTTCCTGTAGgacgctgctgccatcttcaggcGGAGGCTAGAGCTGCACTCTCACAGGTTAGAAGATTAGCCAGCAAGGCATGCTGGGCGTCACCATGGTAACAGTGCTGTATCTCTCCCAGGTTGCACTGCGGCCGGGCGTCCTTAGTTACAAGCTGCCGGGGCTCGGTCATCATGGGGCAGGATTATTACTCGGTGCTGGAGATAACCCGCAGCGCCGGGGATGCGGAGATTAAAAAAGCGTAAGTGTGGCTAGATAACGCAACGTGTGAACTGTTCAAGTGACCCGAGGAGCTGACACTCATTTATCAGTCAGGATATACAGGCGGAATGATAGTTTGGCCTCTagtcccccagcctctgattgtAGTTTTGTAATTCCTTGGTGACTATTGCCACATACTAGTCGCAAGCTGTTGTGTtgtggcatgctgggagtagtagtttttcaATTGCTGAAGAGCCACAGCTTGGAGACCATTGCAGTACCCCAGtctttggacatgctgggagtagtagtttttcaATTGCTGAAGAGCCACAGCTTGGAGACCATTGCAGTACCCCAGTCTTTGGTtgttggacatgctgggagtagtagttttacaaTTCCTGCAGACTTACAGCTTGGAGACCCTTGGCAATACACCAGCCGCAGAATGTcggggcatgctaggagttgtagttttgcaattgcTGAAGAGCCACAACTTGGAGACCATTGCAATACACCAGTTGAAGGCTGTCagcgcatgctgggagtagtagttttgcaatTCCTAAACAGGCACGGCTTGGAAACCATTGCAGCACACCAGTCACCggtatgctgggagtagtagttttacaaTTGCTGGAGAGCCACAACTTGGAGACCATTGCAATACACCAGTTGAAGGCTgtcggggcatgctgggagtagtagttttgcaatTCCTAAACAGGCACGGCTTGGAAACCATTGCAGCACACCAGTTgccggcatgctgggagtagtagttttgcaatTGCTGGAGAGCGACAGCTTGGAGACCACTGCAGCGCCCCATACAAATGACCCCCCTCCCCTCATGTAGATATAGTAATAACCGATCTGAATATCAGAAACTGTGGGTGGTCGAGGCGTTAAAGGGTTAATGAGGCCCTCAATCTATTCACGACAAATAAGAGATCAGTTAACAGCAACTTGTTGATGGTTTTCTCTGCTACTTGGGTTCAGGTACCGGAAGTTGGCATTGAAGTTCCATCCGCTGAAAAACAAGGAGCCCTCCGCCCCGCACCGATTCCGGCAGATCGCCGAGGCCTACGATGTCCTCAGTGACCGTGAGTAGATTGTAGTCTGAAGCTGTGTATTTCCAAAATGTGGATGAacacagctgagggtctgttaccATTGCATCCATTGTAGACAATCCCTTCTCTGcgttgatacattgtaacaaatagGACGGGAGAGAGGTCTGTGCTGATGTGTTTTCTCACAGAGGATTGGCCAGAGTCTAGACTAAtatattgtaacaaaccctcagctgtgagaagttctTCACCTTCTGGATGTTAAAAAAAACTTGCACACACTGCCAGCAAGCAGAGGTTTTGTAAATGTTGAGGAATTGAAATGTCTTCCTCCACCTACGCTGTATACTTTGGCTTGTCTGAGCAGTTCGAAAGAAGGCGACGTATGATAAGTTCGGAGAGGAGGGTCTGAAAGGTGGGATCCCGGCTGAGTTTGGGGGTCCGGACGCCTGGACCTCAGGTTACGTGTATCATGGGAACCCCGACAAGACCTTCAAGGAGTTTTTCGGGGGAGATAATCCATTCGCAGGTGAGTACAGGCGGAGGTGACCGGTTTGGATGTAGCCCGCGACCCCCAGGGATCCCACTGGGGGTTGTAGTTGCGCCCACACAAGCTCGGGATCCAGGAATTCGTTTTCACCTGCTCCTTTGTTGTCTCTGCTCCAGATTTCTTCACCCCAGACGGTTCTGAAGTGAACACGGGATTTGGGGGTCTgcgaggaagaggagtcaggaaGCAGGACCCCCCGATCGAGCGCGATCTCTTCCTGTCTCTGGAGGACTTGTATTTTGGGTGCACAAAGAAGATCAGAATTTCCCGcagggtaagggggg
This is a stretch of genomic DNA from Bufo gargarizans isolate SCDJY-AF-19 chromosome 3, ASM1485885v1, whole genome shotgun sequence. It encodes these proteins:
- the DNAJB13 gene encoding dnaJ homolog subfamily B member 13, coding for MGQDYYSVLEITRSAGDAEIKKAYRKLALKFHPLKNKEPSAPHRFRQIAEAYDVLSDLRKKATYDKFGEEGLKGGIPAEFGGPDAWTSGYVYHGNPDKTFKEFFGGDNPFADFFTPDGSEVNTGFGGLRGRGVRKQDPPIERDLFLSLEDLYFGCTKKIRISRRVMNEDGHTSSIRDKILSIDAHPGWKAGTRITFPTEGDQGPNIIPADIVFIVKEKPHPRFVRQGDDLIYTANIELGKALIGCTVEVETLDERILNIPINDIVHPKYSKVVPGEGMRTAGDITMRGDLIVQFDIQFPEHLTPQKKQLLRKALLS